The following are encoded together in the Acinetobacter radioresistens DSM 6976 = NBRC 102413 = CIP 103788 genome:
- a CDS encoding RDD family protein gives MSYKYEYAGFWVRFGATIIDALIMFLAIIPAAWIFYAGDFDLIFATGLSDQPQNLYFDILMNYIFPIFYSVLFWLFAAATPGKMLMRLKVLDEKTGNKLTLGQSILRYIGYIPATLVFLIGLIWIAFDPKKQGWHDKMAKSVVVREI, from the coding sequence ATGTCTTATAAATATGAGTATGCCGGTTTTTGGGTCAGATTTGGCGCCACTATTATAGATGCTCTAATTATGTTTTTAGCCATTATTCCAGCTGCATGGATTTTCTATGCAGGGGATTTTGATTTGATCTTTGCTACCGGGTTAAGTGATCAGCCACAAAACTTATATTTTGACATACTCATGAATTATATTTTTCCTATATTCTATAGTGTACTGTTCTGGCTATTTGCTGCGGCTACGCCTGGCAAAATGTTAATGCGCTTAAAGGTTCTAGATGAAAAAACGGGAAATAAACTCACTTTAGGACAAAGTATATTACGCTATATTGGTTATATACCCGCTACTCTGGTTTTTCTTATTGGTCTGATCTGGATAGCTTTTGATCCTAAAAAGCAGGGATGGCATGATAAAATGGCCAAAAGTGTGGTAGTGCGTGAAATCTAA
- a CDS encoding universal stress protein, with product MIYQNILAPIDGSSVSMAAVKHAITLAKTFQCQLSIISIVAVDPFKGIDFYSALPNLKDYYLAAKAEAEKLLDEVNQLCIEQNVKADTRVVMGEIPSVGILKIAAEVKADLIVMGSHGHKGLQKYMLGSVAQEVLTNTETQVMIVKQ from the coding sequence ATGATATATCAAAATATTTTAGCACCCATTGATGGTTCTTCAGTCTCTATGGCAGCAGTAAAGCATGCGATTACACTTGCTAAAACATTTCAATGTCAGCTTTCAATTATCAGTATTGTTGCGGTTGACCCTTTCAAAGGAATTGATTTTTATAGTGCCTTACCTAATTTAAAAGATTACTATCTGGCCGCTAAGGCCGAGGCAGAAAAGCTACTAGATGAAGTAAATCAATTATGTATTGAACAGAATGTAAAGGCCGATACGCGTGTTGTTATGGGTGAAATACCGTCAGTTGGCATACTTAAAATAGCCGCAGAAGTAAAAGCTGATCTGATTGTAATGGGTTCTCATGGACATAAGGGACTACAAAAATATATGCTCGGCAGTGTAGCGCAAGAAGTTCTCACCAATACTGAAACGCAAGTGATGATTGTTAAACAGTAA